A window of Maioricimonas rarisocia genomic DNA:
TGCACGGGTGCCGATCGACATGGAGACGCTCACCCCGCAGATGGTCGTCGCAGACGTGATCCCCAATCCGCCGCGCACGCGGCTGGTGCGCGAGTCGGAAGCATGCGGCTGCACAGTGATCGATGGTCTGGGGATGCTGGTCAACCAGGGAGTCATCGGAATCAAGTACTGGACGGACCAGGACGTCGACCCGGCTGTCATGCGGGCGAAGCTGGAAGAGATCTTTGGTGGGTGAGTTGTGTGAGATGTGAGAAGCAACCGGGTGCGATTGGTGAGGGAGACAGGCGAGCCCCGGGCGTGAGCCCGGCGGGTGCGACGCGCTGGACTGAAGCGTCGCGGAGCGAAGACACTGGACGATGGTCGGAGGGCGCAAAAGCGGCCGGGCGATCGTTGCTGTGAACCACTCAATGCGAGAGCAGCCATGTCGGGCCAAAGTCCCCGCGTCATTCCGCTCGACGACGCGCACGAAATCCTGGGCACCTTCGGCATCGGCCCGGATAACAGGTCCTACCAGCGGTGGCGGCGTGACGACGGAATCGAACGCCATGACCTCGAGACAATCCTCGCCGACAGTCCGCACTACCTGGCGGTCGACTGGCGGTCGTCTCTCGATGAATTGCGGGACCTGATCTGCGACCAGCTCGAAGCAGTCGACGTGCCGGTTGAGTTTGAACTGCATGGCGAGGACGGCAACAAAGGGACGATCCACGTCGGTGAACAATCATTGGCGGTTCGTTACGTCGCCAGCGAAGAGGACGACTTCGACGACGTCATCCGGGCGATCAACCGGCTGGTCGCCCCACGGGCCGCGTATCGGAAACTCCGCTCCTGCGAAGGGACCGACGGCTGGGCCTATGTCCTGGCGACGCGTGAAACCTGGCGCGACCTGGATGCCGCCGCTGGTGCAGTCACAGACATGATGTTCGAGCCGTTGTGAAGGTGGCAGCCCGAAGGGCAGACAGGAATGTCTGCCCCACCTGGCTCTCATATGCATGCACGGCTCACCCGCGGGGCACTTCCGGGAACGTCGCGAAGCGAAGTGATGGACGTGGCGAGTAAGGGAAGAGGCTCAAGACTTGAGGAAGCAGCATGGCCACTGCGCGGCGAGGCCATGGCACCCCGTTGGGGTTTTCATCCTCCGGGGCGACGCACCGTCATGACAACTCCGTAGTTGCCCGTTCGGCTCCCGCACATTCGCGGCTCGTTCGGATTCGCGCTGTACGACCTGGCCGCAACGGCCGGTTCTGCCTGCCGGGATTGCCCGAAGTCGCGATTTTCCGCATCATGGGGCTGATCCGCGGCTCCGGCGGCGACGTTATCCTCCCGCTGAGGCCGCACCCTTCTCTCCGTTCCTGTCATAATCCGTTCGGCCCGGGCCGGCCTCACCCGTGGAGCCATTGTATGGATGTTCCTGCGCTCCGGAGCTTCTTCCTGTGGTGCTCCGTGGCAAACATCTGTGTGATCGCCGTCTGCGTCCTGCTGTTCCTGACGGTGCCGGACGCCATTTATGACAAGGTGAAGCGATTCATCCGGATCTCCCGGCGGCAATTTGACACGCTCGTCTACGCATATCTGGGGCTGTACAAGGTTCTTGTGATCCTTTTCAACATTGTTCCGTATGTGACTCTGCTGATTGTCGACTGGTGAGAATCCGCCTGCCCCAATCGCGACTCGAGGAGGGCCGCAATGAACAACTCCAATCCCGTCCAGATCTACAGTGCCGCCAACCTGCAGGAGGCCACGCTGGTCGTGCAGCTCCTCTCCCGCAACGGGATCGACGCGAAGGTCGTGAGCGACTCGCTGGTCACTGTGACGGGTGAAGTCCCCGCTCAGCTCGTGGGAGTTCCGGTGTGGGTGGCCGCCGAAGACGAACAGAAGGCCCGCGACGTCATTGCGGCATTTCGGGCAGAACGGACAGCGGGAGACGAGACGCCGCAGCTGTTCTGCTACCACTGCGGTACCGGGCTGGCGGAGCAGGTCGAGACATGCCCGTCCTGTGGGGCGACGCTGGACTGGGAGGAGGAGTGAGCCTGGTCGACGGGGACTCCTGATCCCGGACAAACTCTCGCGATCTTGCGGCGCGAGGACGGCGACAGAATGTTCGTCAACCAATGCTGACCTGCGGGCGAAGACAAGCCCTGCGAACTCAGGGTGCCATGCTCTCACGCCGCAGGCGGGTGAGCATGCCGTCTCATACGAGGTGATCGCGCTCGGCCTGCAGGTGCTCGATCTCCCGATCCAGAAAGTACGACAGGGCGATCCGGATGATGACGACGACTGCCAGAATCCCGACCTCCTCGAGCGTCCGCTTGACGATGCTGTGCAGAATGTCGGAGACGATCAGCACTTCCAGCGAGAGGAGCAGGACCTGGCCCAGGTCGAC
This region includes:
- a CDS encoding DUF6868 family protein, giving the protein MDVPALRSFFLWCSVANICVIAVCVLLFLTVPDAIYDKVKRFIRISRRQFDTLVYAYLGLYKVLVILFNIVPYVTLLIVDW
- a CDS encoding putative signal transducing protein, with product MNNSNPVQIYSAANLQEATLVVQLLSRNGIDAKVVSDSLVTVTGEVPAQLVGVPVWVAAEDEQKARDVIAAFRAERTAGDETPQLFCYHCGTGLAEQVETCPSCGATLDWEEE